In Calothrix sp. PCC 7507, one DNA window encodes the following:
- a CDS encoding DUF561 domain-containing protein produces MTMHSSLQRAFTNRHVLKVISGLNNFDASRTAAVVKAADLGGATFVDIAADPALVQLAKTLTNLPICVSAVEPEKFVQSVAAGADLIEIGNFDSFYAQGRRFEALEVLELTRQTRELLPEITLSVTVPHILPLDQQVQLAEELVKAGADIIQTEGGTSSKPNHPGTLGLIEKAAPTLAAAFEISRVVSVPVLCASGISSVTAPLAIASGAAGVGVGSAINQLNSEVAMIAAVRSLVEALAATRVLVGE; encoded by the coding sequence ATGACAATGCATTCTTCACTCCAACGTGCATTTACTAACCGCCATGTCCTGAAAGTGATTAGCGGTTTAAATAACTTTGACGCTTCTCGCACGGCTGCTGTCGTTAAAGCCGCTGATTTGGGCGGTGCTACTTTTGTGGATATCGCTGCTGATCCCGCTTTAGTACAATTGGCAAAAACATTGACTAATTTACCAATCTGTGTGTCGGCAGTAGAACCAGAAAAGTTTGTCCAGTCTGTGGCAGCTGGTGCTGATTTGATTGAAATTGGGAATTTTGATTCATTCTATGCTCAAGGACGGCGCTTTGAGGCTCTGGAAGTGCTAGAACTCACTCGCCAAACCCGCGAGTTGCTCCCAGAAATCACCTTATCTGTCACCGTCCCCCACATCCTGCCACTAGATCAGCAGGTACAACTAGCAGAAGAACTGGTGAAAGCTGGAGCCGATATTATCCAAACCGAAGGCGGTACCAGCAGCAAGCCAAATCACCCTGGAACTTTGGGATTAATCGAAAAAGCTGCCCCCACTTTGGCAGCAGCCTTTGAGATTTCCCGCGTTGTCTCAGTGCCAGTATTGTGTGCTTCTGGCATTTCTAGCGTCACTGCCCCACTAGCGATCGCCTCCGGTGCTGCTGGCGTTGGCGTCGGTTCCGCCATCAATCAACTCAACAGCGAAGTCGCCATGATTGCCGCTGTGCGTAGCTTAGTAGAGGCATTAGCAGCAACAAGAGTGCTGGTTGGGGAATAG